The following coding sequences are from one Rhipicephalus microplus isolate Deutch F79 chromosome 3, USDA_Rmic, whole genome shotgun sequence window:
- the LOC142802622 gene encoding uncharacterized protein LOC142802622: protein MFCTPPLFFTIAGLIIFFLFGSNLFMFVNANVGGAAGLEVTDESEVSVSTNDEPHIIRRALNNESEQDDHANMTQMKPTGVTKHPAELKSGGATQLLRSRSLVCVVGGRTDEYGPMRLDGLCDVALLPFYALRKGGDTFLNDGDKVTQQLLHKAAKAVRTSYGIHVPFKKLSKVRDDLIRRRAQNKLKKYWANKNIYHYAILDLRIWPNGNASCDEVVGKAFEVLKKFRSIQDHMRHVTSKNNTEKQRNAYVILGVHLRVATNKELFEALEHHVRYFPISGLLVRTHVTHREASTLPSQCSITGPAPYRFNNDPQAAGMASTVSYVKKLPWTRHMPLVISFTLCTRLYQSEAELRIDAKCRENATVTTTSSTMCSENPGFYASQAIDKTQHTAYSWKKPDLLATYDTADTMKWKVCSLEREHRPLNLSVALFNVECDDWRGKCAKPSTSHMKASARTRALRAYLRRLSRRASVNASADGCP, encoded by the exons ATGTT CTGCACACCCCCGCTGTTCTTCACCATCGCCGGCCTTATCATCTTCTTTCTCTTTGGATCCAACCTCTTCATGTTCGTCAATG CCAACGTAGGAGGCGCTGCCGGCCTGGAGGTTACAGACGAGTCCGAGGTGTCAGTCTCCACCAATGACGAGCCGCACATCATCCGCCGCGCACTGAACAACGAGTCCGAGCAGGACGACCATGCGAACATGACACAAATGAAGCCTACAG GCGTTACGAAGCACCCAGCTGAGCTCAAGAGCGGTGGTGCGACCCAGCTGCTTCGCAGCCGATCACTGGTGTGCGTAGTGGGTGGCCGGACCGATGAATACGGCCCGATGCGACTCGACGGCCTCTGCGACGTGGCTCTGCTGCCGTTCTACGCGCTGCGTAAAGGTGGCGACACCTTCCTCAACGACGGTGACAAAGTCACGCAGCAACTTCTCCACAAGGCCGCCAAGGCGGTCAGGACGAGCTACGGCATCCACGTTCCATTCAA GAAATTGTCCAAAGTTAGGGACGACCTTATACGAAGAAGAGCTCAGAACAAGCTGAAGAAATACTGGGCAAACAAGAATATCTACCACTACGCGATTCTCGACCTGCGAATCTGGCCCAACGGCAACGCGTCATGTGACGAAGTTGTTGGCAAAGCCTTTGAAGTGCTTAAG AAATTTAGAAGTATCCAGGACCACATGCGCCATGTGACGTCAAAGAACAACACGGAGAAGCAGCGAAACGCATACGTCATCCTGGGCGTCCATCTCCGCGTGGCCACCAACAAGGAGCTGTTTGAAGCCCTCGAACACCATGTTCG GTACTTTCCGATCAGTGGCCTGCTTGTTCGTACTCACGTCACCCATCGGGAAGCTTCGACGCTCCCTAGCCAATGCAGTATCACCGGCCCTGCGCCCTACAGGTTTAACAACGATCCTCAAGCAGCCGGAATG GCCAGCACGGTGTCGTACGTAAAGAAATTACCCTGGACACGGCACATGCCTCTGGTCATCTCGTTCACGCTATGCACGCGGCTGTACCAGTCCGAAGCAGAGCTCCGCATCGACGCCAAGTGTCGCGAGAACGCCACCGTGACGACCACTTCATCCACG ATGTGCAGTGAAAATCCGGGCTTCTACGCAAGCCAGGCGATCGACAAAACTCAGCACACGGCTTACTCGTGGAAGAAGCCGGATCTCCTGGCCACGTACGACACTGCGGACACGATGAAATGGAAG GTGTGTTCCCTCGAGAGAGAGCATCGTCCTCTGAACCTGAGTGTGGCGCTGTTCAACGTCGAGTGTGACGACTGGCGTGGCAAGTGCGCTAAGCCCAGCACGTCGCATATGAAAGCTTCCGCGAGGACGCGTGCGCTGCGCGCCTACCTGCGCCGGCTGTCCCGGAGGGCCAGCGTGAACGCCAGCGCGGACGGCTGCCCCTGA